A genomic window from Megalobrama amblycephala isolate DHTTF-2021 linkage group LG2, ASM1881202v1, whole genome shotgun sequence includes:
- the si:ch211-113d22.2 gene encoding urokinase plasminogen activator surface receptor isoform X2, with protein sequence MKTLLALLVLFSAVVHSEGLKCYTCVAKNMEECYQQGSTVCPAHSDACSTITGPNSVMKSCAYKSFCDKSNMSNGEVKLECCFNDDCNGPHQSHSHGEHNAAMTLSSSPVLLLGVLLIRLAVSSL encoded by the exons ATGAAGACTCTCCTCGCCTTGCTGGTCCTGTTCTCCGCTGTGGTACACA GTGAGGGGTTGAAGTGTTACACATGTGTGGCCAAAAACATGGAGGAGTGTTACCAGCAGGGCTCCACAGTGTGTCCTGCTCATTCAGATGCCTGCTCTACTATCACAGGACCCA ACTCTGTGATGAAGTCATGCGCTTACAAGTCTTTCTGTGACAAGTCTAACATGAGCAATGGTGAGGTGAAGCTGGAATGCTGCTTCAACGACGACTGTAACGGCCCCCACCAGTCCCACAGCCACGGAGAGCACAATGCCGCCATGACCCTGAGCTCCAGCCCTGTCCTGCTGCTGGGAGTCCTGCTCATTAGACTGGCTGTCAGTTCCCTGTAA
- the si:ch211-113d22.2 gene encoding urokinase plasminogen activator surface receptor isoform X1, producing the protein MKTLLALLVLFSAVVHTVLSCSVCKGEGLKCYTCVAKNMEECYQQGSTVCPAHSDACSTITGPNSVMKSCAYKSFCDKSNMSNGEVKLECCFNDDCNGPHQSHSHGEHNAAMTLSSSPVLLLGVLLIRLAVSSL; encoded by the exons ATGAAGACTCTCCTCGCCTTGCTGGTCCTGTTCTCCGCTGTGGTACACA CTGTGCTGTCTTGTTCTGTGTGTAAAGGTGAGGGGTTGAAGTGTTACACATGTGTGGCCAAAAACATGGAGGAGTGTTACCAGCAGGGCTCCACAGTGTGTCCTGCTCATTCAGATGCCTGCTCTACTATCACAGGACCCA ACTCTGTGATGAAGTCATGCGCTTACAAGTCTTTCTGTGACAAGTCTAACATGAGCAATGGTGAGGTGAAGCTGGAATGCTGCTTCAACGACGACTGTAACGGCCCCCACCAGTCCCACAGCCACGGAGAGCACAATGCCGCCATGACCCTGAGCTCCAGCCCTGTCCTGCTGCTGGGAGTCCTGCTCATTAGACTGGCTGTCAGTTCCCTGTAA